One region of Jonesiaceae bacterium BS-20 genomic DNA includes:
- a CDS encoding peptidoglycan-binding domain-containing protein: MGAAPENKNNIENPRKRWIAIWLIVCSVILVLVFFLGTLVRSPWDGAIENSKTPLVATAVVHEREFEQAEELVRGRVELGTEVQIVPDPVVQERAVVTALMVEPGQSVTSGDLLAKISGQPMFLLTMDFPLYRTITGGDHGDDVFQIQQELKRLGLYSGPVDGVYGIGTADAVGQLYRRNKLEVPSASIEALEAVRGAEQVLADLQKEQSENLPSSESAAKSAKGTHSNRSNAVEYAKRDLEHAKLQAITPLRMEHFWATSSLYATVVKTADVGSILIDAEQPLVTIRAGEVKLTTRVPVSMTESYGLGAQARAVMATDPAVTWGVVVVDVGEFVTESDEFDSRPGRNVTFQFEQIEGLTKETEVVVEPLDSLESEVGLAVPLTALREGNGATYVNVIANQSELTKPTQVPVSVLTVADGFAHVTSETLMVGDTVIVGGK, from the coding sequence TCCGTAATACTCGTGCTGGTGTTCTTCTTGGGCACACTAGTGCGGTCTCCTTGGGATGGTGCGATTGAAAACTCGAAGACACCCCTAGTGGCAACTGCGGTTGTTCACGAACGTGAGTTTGAGCAGGCTGAAGAACTCGTTCGTGGACGCGTTGAACTGGGTACCGAGGTGCAAATAGTTCCCGATCCGGTAGTCCAAGAGCGTGCAGTGGTGACCGCATTGATGGTTGAACCGGGGCAGTCAGTTACATCAGGAGATCTCTTAGCAAAAATATCTGGCCAGCCGATGTTCCTGTTAACAATGGATTTTCCGTTGTACCGCACAATTACAGGTGGTGACCACGGGGATGATGTGTTTCAGATTCAGCAAGAGTTGAAGCGGCTGGGTTTGTATTCAGGGCCCGTCGATGGGGTCTATGGAATAGGTACTGCGGATGCAGTTGGACAGTTATATAGGCGCAACAAACTAGAAGTCCCAAGTGCGAGTATCGAGGCCTTGGAAGCGGTGCGTGGGGCCGAACAAGTATTAGCGGATCTTCAGAAAGAACAATCTGAAAATCTGCCCTCAAGTGAGTCGGCAGCCAAGAGTGCAAAAGGCACTCACAGCAACCGTAGTAATGCAGTTGAGTATGCGAAACGCGATTTGGAGCATGCGAAACTTCAAGCAATCACCCCACTACGGATGGAACATTTTTGGGCAACGTCTTCGTTGTATGCAACCGTAGTCAAAACTGCGGATGTGGGTTCGATTCTGATCGATGCTGAGCAACCTTTGGTAACGATTCGAGCGGGTGAAGTAAAACTGACTACTCGGGTTCCGGTGTCAATGACGGAATCCTACGGCCTGGGTGCACAAGCACGAGCTGTCATGGCCACAGATCCTGCCGTGACATGGGGGGTAGTGGTTGTTGATGTCGGTGAATTTGTGACCGAGTCTGATGAGTTTGATAGTCGACCCGGCAGGAATGTGACCTTTCAGTTCGAGCAGATTGAGGGGTTGACCAAGGAAACAGAAGTTGTGGTTGAGCCTTTAGACTCCTTGGAATCAGAAGTTGGCCTTGCAGTTCCTCTGACGGCCTTGCGGGAAGGGAACGGCGCAACTTACGTGAATGTGATAGCAAATCAATCCGAACTAACCAAACCTACGCAGGTTCCGGTATCCGTGCTAACCGTTGCTGATGGATTTGCACACGTTACATCGGAGACACTAATGGTTGGTGACACCGTAATTGTTGGTGGTAAATAG